GGCTTCGGTGGAAGGATTTGTCCGGCGGGGAATGAGCCAGAGGGATGCGCTTCTTCTCATTCAGGCGTCCGTTCAGATAGCCGTACAAGCACGGGATGAATTTTGGAAAAACTCAGATGGCCGCCTGGATCGGCCAAAGCCTATTGTAGCTGCTTCAGTCGGTCCGTATGGTGCTTATTTGGCTGATGGCTCCGAATACCGAGGAGCTTATGAACTGAGCGAAGAGGAACTGATCGATTTCCACAGGCCTAGGATGAAAGCACTGATTGATGCAGGCGCCGATATACTTGCCTGCGAAACGATACCATGCTTGAGCGAAGCCAGAGCACTTGTCAGACTTCTGGAAGAATTTCCTGGAGTTTATGCGTGGATCAGCTTCAGTGCAAAAGACGAACTGCATATATCAGACGGCACACCGATCACGGAATGTGCAATATGGCTAGATAAAAAAGAGCAAATAGCCGCTTTAGGCATTAACTGCACGTCGCCCAGGAATATTCCTAGGCTTGTTCAGGAAATACGCAGTTGCACAATGAAGCCGATCGTCGTATATCCGAATGCAGGGGAGCGGTATGACCCGACAACCAAGACGTGGTACGGAGCATCTTCTAGAGAAGGCTATGGCAACAATGCCCTTGAATGGTATGAATCTGGCGCCCGATTAATCGGCGGCTGCTGCAGAACAAAACCGGAAGACATAAAGGCCATCGCTGATTGGGCGAGGAAGTAATGATGATAGGACCTCATCGGACGACGATGAGGCTTTTTCTTTTGTAGATCGTGTAAATCATCCTCGTATTCGATCCTATTGCACAAAATAATAATTATGTGTAATAGGTTGAAGTCATTTTTCTTAATCTAATCTTGCTGAATAAATAATTTTGTAGGAAATGTTGTTTTCCTACAGGGGTTTGTACTACGGTGAAAACAATTTCTTTTAATTAAGATGTTACTAGATGATCTATTGTAAATCGAAAATTACGCATACCAACGGTTCGGCGAATACGTAGCCCATAATCATTGTTATCTGGATCCATCTAACATTTTATTATTTGGATTAGCGGGGCTTCCATTAGGTGACAAAGCCTTAAATCGAATTACTGATCGGTTGTCATCCGTATTACAATTGAGCGGGGCTGAGAAGGTTATACCACACGGTTTTCATGCAACAATTAGTACCCTTCTATCTAAAAGGGGGATTGATCTCAACTCTATTAGGTTTTTACTTGGACACTCAGAAAAAGATAATCTTCATTTTTATATCCGACGTTATGGCAGGCATATTCAAGTCCTTCGACGTGAACTAACACGTCTTGAGGAAGAACTTACGCAAGAGAATGCGGAGGTAATATGTCGTTTGACAGAATCTACGAACCTGCAAAATAAGATGGGGGAAGTATATTTGTCACAATCTCCGATCATTCAGAAAGAAACTTTGATACAATTGCTCCAAACCCATCCAGATGTAGCAGCTATGATCCTTCAAAAAGGATTGGTCCAATTGTAAAAAATAATGTAATAATGCCTTCTAATTCATTGATAATTGCAATAGGTCCAAAGGTTCTTCAGTTTCATTCGCATAGAGTAGGGGCATTCGAAAAAATTATCAGTACGAATCAAAAAGCCATTAAAATGAACACAAGTGGAAAGAGGATAGAAGTGTGTTAAGCTAAATCAAAACTTGATAGTGAAGAAGATAACAAATGAACTGAGAGTGAAAGAAGGATTGGGAAAAATGGAGAAATGATCAGAGTAAGAGGAATCATTTAAATGTTTGATTTCGTTTAGAAGCGAAGCACGTAATTAATCGATTTTCAGTGCGTTTATTTAACAGTTCATGAAATAGCGTTTTCATGAACTGAAACAGCATTTTATAAAACCTCCTCTCTAGTAATTATCATAGCAGAGAGGAGGTTTTATACGATTAACTAACTTTCGAATCTTAAGGTCTCAATAGCTTGTTTCTTTTGCTCTAGATCTACATGAGTATAAATAGACGTTGTCGCTAAACTTTCATGGCCAAGCGCTCCTGCAACGTACGAATATCTACCTTTGAAGGACCGTCATTGGAACGCAAGAGCAGAGTCGCGAAGGTATGCCGCAAATGATGCAGTGTAAACCGGTGAGGGGGTAAGCCCGCATTTTGAAGGACTTCCTTAAATATCCGATGTAAGCCCCGAGGATCTATCCGTTGACCCATGTAATTCGTAAAAACCGGCTCGGAAGTATGTAATTGAAACGTTTCCAAGTGTTCCTGGTATTGCTTGATCAGTTGTCGCCAATAGCTTAAACATCAAATGATTCCGTAACGATAACTTATGCTGATCATTCTCTAAAAACCGAAATAGCATCTGTAATTCGATTAACTTCATATAAACCGGTACTTTTTTGTCTGTTTTCGGCGCATGAATGCCCACCATAAAATCGTTCGATATCCAGTTTTCCTTGGACCCTCGTTAGAAAAGCCTCAAATACATGTAAATCGTACGCATAACTACGTATCGTATTCACAGATACATTTCGTTCAACCTCCATATAAAACAAAAATTCATCCATTGCTTGTTTCATTTGCAAACTTAATCGTCCTCCTAGTAAATCGATTATAAGGACGCAACCGATTATTATGGACCGTCCACGAATCTTATTGGAACGGTTCCGAAACTTAGCTGGACGCAACTGATGATTATCCAGAAGCTTTGCTAACCAGATTCCTGATAATGTCGATCATCGGAACCAAGAACCTTTAGTTATTCTCCCACTTGCTCTTTTTATCAGTTTACATAATATATATTATCGGACTCAAAATGAAATGCATAATTTCTGAGAGGGGCACTCACCTGTTTATTAGTTTTGTGTCACAAACTTGGTCGAACATGGATCTAACTGAATGATGCTGTAAAATATATAGCTTTTCTTTTTCTCATCTATTACTGCCATATGACATACATAGATGCACCCAAACTTGCTCTTAAAAACCTAATTTGTCAGTTTCAGTGCAAGACATTAACAGGCAGCAACAGAACTGTTGTGAACCATCCATCATCGAATGAGGCTTACTCAGACATTTATCAACGATCTGCTTAAATCGCTTAAATTACATCAAAGTAAAAAAATTCATTTTAAATGAAAAACAGTATTTACATTTATTGTAAATTCATATATATTATAATTAAGATCACTATAACTAAAAACGCCCGGAGGTCCCCAAATGACCAAAGTCATCCCAAAATCCAAAACGATCACCACTACGACGAAAAAAAGATCGTACGAAAATACCTTGAATAACCTGGCGCAATACCTCGAACGAAATAAGAAAAAATAACCAATAAAAAGAGTGCCACTGGAGGCACTCTACTTTGGCGTCTATTCGCTTTTCTTCTCTCTTTCCCCTATTTACCCACCTTCTATTCTTCTGCGGTTCCCATCCATTCCAACAAGTAAAAATCTGTTACCAAACGTACAATCTGTCCTTCAGCATCATAACCGATATAGCTCGCGTAGCTGCCGTCTCCCCAACCTGTTGAAAATATGGCAACATTACAGCCTTCCGCTAAATCAATTAGCCCCCAACTCCGCGTGTGTTTATACGTTTGATCCATTTTCTTTGTCAACGTCTCATAGAACATCTCGTCCTTCTCCATTTCTCGTTCCAAAAGCGTGCAAGATTCTGCATCCATGAACGAGCCTGTCCCCGCATCCACACCATAGCCAAAAAATTCACCTTCGCCAAGCTGCGATACATCTGACTCCGGCCAAACAGCCATTTTCCAAGACACGACAGGTTTATTAGAGAAGACAATCCGTGCCAATGCTACCCGTTCATCAGGCTCCAGAGCGTCATCCGTTTGCCCATCCTTTGACAGGGATTGAACTTGCGCGATAGCGAGCTGTACGGAGAAGCTCCCCTTTGGAAAAACCTCCACAAATGGTTCCGTCTCAAACATGACAAACGGATCGTTCGCCACGATTTTTCCAGTTTTTATCTGAAGTTTGCCTACATCTTGACGGAACAACCTGTATAAATAGCCATTCT
This genomic stretch from Brevibacillus brevis harbors:
- a CDS encoding site-specific integrase encodes the protein MKQAMDEFLFYMEVERNVSVNTIRSYAYDLHVFEAFLTRVQGKLDIERFYGGHSCAENRQKSTGLYEVNRITDAISVFRE
- a CDS encoding DUF4241 domain-containing protein, with the protein product MNDKCPAFFETAFNEGYTKEQNGYLYRLFRQDVGKLQIKTGKIVANDPFVMFETEPFVEVFPKGSFSVQLAIAQVQSLSKDGQTDDALEPDERVALARIVFSNKPVVSWKMAVWPESDVSQLGEGEFFGYGVDAGTGSFMDAESCTLLEREMEKDEMFYETLTKKMDQTYKHTRSWGLIDLAEGCNVAIFSTGWGDGSYASYIGYDAEGQIVRLVTDFYLLEWMGTAEE
- the mmuM gene encoding homocysteine S-methyltransferase, yielding MNPIATILEKFPMMILDGAMATELERHGCNLNDSLWSAKVLMENPELIKRVHTEYFLAGADCAITASYQASVEGFVRRGMSQRDALLLIQASVQIAVQARDEFWKNSDGRLDRPKPIVAASVGPYGAYLADGSEYRGAYELSEEELIDFHRPRMKALIDAGADILACETIPCLSEARALVRLLEEFPGVYAWISFSAKDELHISDGTPITECAIWLDKKEQIAALGINCTSPRNIPRLVQEIRSCTMKPIVVYPNAGERYDPTTKTWYGASSREGYGNNALEWYESGARLIGGCCRTKPEDIKAIADWARK
- a CDS encoding tyrosine-type recombinase/integrase codes for the protein MGQRIDPRGLHRIFKEVLQNAGLPPHRFTLHHLRHTFATLLLRSNDGPSKVDIRTLQERLAMKV